A section of the Oncorhynchus gorbuscha isolate QuinsamMale2020 ecotype Even-year linkage group LG04, OgorEven_v1.0, whole genome shotgun sequence genome encodes:
- the LOC124033606 gene encoding tyrosine-protein kinase CSK, translating to MSGIQVPWLPGTECVAKYNFQSTNEQDLPFCKGDVLTIIGVTRDPNWYKAKNTVGREGTIPANYVQKREGVKSGGKLSLMPWFHGKITREQAELLLYPPETGLFLARESTNYPGDYTLCVSCDGKVEHYRIIYHNGKLSIDEEEFFQNLMQLVEHYTKDADGLCTRLIKPKLMEGTVAAQDEFSRSGWALNRKELKLIQTIGKGEFGDVMVGDYRGTKVAVKCIKHDATAQAFIAEASVMTQLRHNNLVQLLGVIVEERGSLYIVTEYMAKGSLVDYLRSRGRTVLGGDCLLKFSLDVCEAMEYLEANNFVHRDLAARNVLVSDDNIAKVSDFGLTKEASSTQDTAKLPVKWTSPEALREKRFSTKSDVWSYGILLWEIYSFGRVPYPRIPLKEVVPRVEKGYKMDAPDGCPVVVYDVMKQCWTLDVGLRPSFRMLRDKLSHIRAKELYL from the exons ATGTCTGGGATCCAG GTGCCATGGTTGCCTGGCACAGAGTGTGTAGCCAAGTACAACTTCCAGTCGACAAATGAACAGGACCTGCCTTTCTGTAAAGGAGATGTGTTGACCATAATTGGAGTCACCAGG GATCCCAACTGGTACAAAGCGAAGAACACAGTGGGCAGAGAGGGCACCATCCCAGCTAACTACGTCCAGAAAAGGGAAGGGGTCAAGTCAGGGGGAAAACTCAGTCTTATGCC ATGGTTCCATGGTAAGATAACGAGGGAGCAGGCAGagctcctcctctaccccccagAGACTGGTCTGTTCCTGGCGAGGGAGAGCACCAACTACCCCGGGGACTACACCTTGTGTGTCAGCTGTGATGGTAAGGTGGAGCACTACCGCATCATCTACCACAACGGCAAGCTCAGCATCGACGAGGAGGAGTTCTTCCAGAACCTCATGCAGCTGGTGGAG CACTACACTAAAGATGCCGACGGCCTCTGTACCAGACTCATCAAGCCAAAGCTGATGGAGGGAACGGTGGCCGCCCAGGATGAATTCTCCAGGA gtggctGGGCCTTGAACAGAAAGGAACTCAAGCTCATCCAGACCATTGGCAAAGGGGAGTTTGGAG ATGTGATGGTGGGGGACTACAGAGGGACCAAGGTGGCAGTGAAGTGCATCAAACACGACGCCACGGCCCAGGCGTTCATCGCTGAGGCCTCCGTCATGAC GCAACTGAGGCACAACAACCTGGTTCAGCTGCTGGGGGTGAtcgtagaggagagggggagtctctACATCGTCACAGAGTACATGGCCAAG GGCAGCCTAGTGGACTACCTCCGTTCTCGAGGACGGACCGTGCTGGGAGGAGACTGTTTACTCAAATTCTCACT TGACGTATGTGAAGCCATGGAGTACCTGGAGGCCAATAACTTTGTGCACAGAGACCTGGCAGCCCGGAACGTGCTGGTGTCTGACGACAACATCGCCAAGGTCAGCGACTTTGGTCTGACCAAGGAGGCCTCGTCCACACAGGACACTGCCAAACTGCCTGTCAAATGGACCTCCCCCGAAGCCCTGCGAGAGAAG AGGTTCTCCACTAAGTCAGACGTGTGGAGTTATGGTATCCTGCTATGGGAGATCTACTCCTTTGGGCGTGTGCCTTACCCCAGAATT cccCTGAAGGAGGTGGTGCCGCGGGTGGAGAAGGGTTACAAGATGGACGCCCCCGACGGTTGCCCGGTGGTGGTTTACGACGTCATGAAGCAGTGCTGGACCCTGGACGTGGGGCTGCGGCCCTCCTTCCGCATGCTGAGAGACAAGCTGTCACATATCAGAGCCAAGGAGCTCTACCTGTGA